One Podarcis muralis chromosome 1, rPodMur119.hap1.1, whole genome shotgun sequence genomic window carries:
- the TMEM80 gene encoding transmembrane protein 80, with protein sequence MAAVRRGRATSVLSSVPLQILFYLNVVYYIFYFLATLMMIIYKSQVFTYPDDFLALDLILLFIMAVLEAIRLYFGTKGNLTEEEYPLGISLVITAGSIILSIYFLVWQTYVLRADVIINVVLLVTCGLEAILQVIAIAAFVS encoded by the exons CTGTCATCTGTTCCCTTACAGATTCTTTTCTATTTAAATGtagtttattatatattttattttttagcaaccctGATGATGATTATTTATAAAA GTCAGGTTTTCACGTATCCAGATGATTTCTTAGCTCTTGATCTCATATTGCTGTTCATTATGGCAGTTCTTGAAGCAATCAGGCTATACTTTG GTACCAAAGGGAATCTAACAGAAGAAGAATATCCATTGGGTATCAGTCTTGTGATCACTGCTGGCAGCATAATCCTATCCATCTACTTTCTGGTGTGGCAAACATATGTCCTGCGAGCAGATGTCATCATTAATGTTGTACTGCTTGTCACATGTGGACTTGAAGCAATCCTGCAAGTCATAGCCATTGCTGCATTTGTCAGCTAA